Proteins encoded by one window of Primulina huaijiensis isolate GDHJ02 chromosome 1, ASM1229523v2, whole genome shotgun sequence:
- the LOC140980883 gene encoding uncharacterized protein isoform X3 has product MGQKSQLAGAYTTQFPCSAFGSCSWRMKHDPSCVLNVDRLLETRISAAINLRELLGLPAAETNAYRLVNSEGDRLSGLIVDIFGDEAVIASSAAWVEKYKQQIKHYIGQIKNINHITWRPSIEILKEEGYDFPDPGVIDSSNPPRTVKVVENGVSYLVSLEGQKTGFYADQRENRLYIMSISEGQKVLDICCYTGGFALNAASGGALRVTGVDSSSPALEIAKENIVLNNLDPSKLSFLRQDATDFMKGAISRGDSWDIVILDPPKLAPRRKVLQSATGMYRNLNCLAMQITRRGGLLMTCSCSGAVTQSGMFLRILQGAASMAGRKITIIRQAGAACDHPIDPSYPEGAYLTTVLLRVL; this is encoded by the exons ATGGGACAGAAAAGCCAATTGGCTGGGGCTTATACAACTCAGTTTCCATGTTCTGCGTTCGGCTCATGCAGCTGGAGGATGAAACA TGATCCATCTTGTGTGTTGAATGTGGATAGATTGCTTGAGACAAGAATCAGTGCTGCTATTAACTTGAGGGAGCTGCTTGGGCTCCCTGCTGCCGAGACAAATGCATATCGTCTAGTCAACAGTGAAGGAGATCG GTTGTCAGGTCTTATTGTTGATATTTTTGGAGATGAAGCGGTGATTGCTTCCTCTGCTGCATGGGTTGAAAAGTACAAGCAACAAATAAAGCATTACATTggccaaataaaaaatatcaaccaTATAACCTGGAGACCGTCAATAGAGATCTTGAAGGAGGAGGGATATGATTTTCCTGATCCAGGAGTTATAGATTCATCAAATCCTCCTAGAACAGTAAAG GTTGTCGAGAATGGTGTTTCTTATCTTGTCTCGTTGGAAGGGCAGAAAACTGGCTTCTATGCTGACCAGCGTGAGAACCGGCTATACATAATGTCAATTTCAGAAGGCCAGAAAGTACTAGACATCTGCTGCTATACTGGAGGTTTTGCTCTAAATGCAGCGTCTGGTGGTGCTCTTAGAGTAACTG GTGTGGATTCATCTTCCCCTGCACTGGAAATTGCCAAGGAGAACATTGTTCTCAATAACCTTGATCCAAGTAAACTATCGTTTTTGAGGCAAGATGCTACAGATTTTATGAAAGGAGCAATCTCCAGAGGTGATTCGTGGGATATAGTCATATTGGATCCACCTAAATTAGCTCCTCGAAGAAAG GTATTGCAAAGCGCAACTGGGATGTATAGAAATCTTAATTGCCTGGCTATGCAAATAACAAGAAGGGGTGGTTTGTTAATGACCTGCTCGTGTTCTGGAGCAGTGACCCAAAGTGGGATGTTTTTACGAATTCTACAG GGTGCTGCATCTATGGCTGGGCGAAAGATCACAATTATACGTCAAGCTGGTGCAGCCTGTGATCACCCCATCGATCCTTCATATCCAGAGGGGGCATATCTCACCACTGTATTGCTTAGAGTGCTGTGA
- the LOC140980883 gene encoding uncharacterized protein isoform X1, with protein sequence MVLGCRFLMSRALSFAAVPAIGTGTGVTLQEIASNHPKSIAKVVLKKGKTQLFKDGNPMVYSGAVDRIIGRPPPKTGDAVLVTDGTEKPIGWGLYNSVSMFCVRLMQLEDETAFDPSCVLNVDRLLETRISAAINLRELLGLPAAETNAYRLVNSEGDRLSGLIVDIFGDEAVIASSAAWVEKYKQQIKHYIGQIKNINHITWRPSIEILKEEGYDFPDPGVIDSSNPPRTVKVVENGVSYLVSLEGQKTGFYADQRENRLYIMSISEGQKVLDICCYTGGFALNAASGGALRVTGVDSSSPALEIAKENIVLNNLDPSKLSFLRQDATDFMKGAISRGDSWDIVILDPPKLAPRRKVLQSATGMYRNLNCLAMQITRRGGLLMTCSCSGAVTQSGMFLRILQGAASMAGRKITIIRQAGAACDHPIDPSYPEGAYLTTVLLRVL encoded by the exons ATGGTGCTTGGTTGTCGGTTCTTGATGTCAAGGGCTCTATCTTTTGCGGCAGTTCCGGCAATTGGCACGGGCACCGGCGTTACTCTTCAAGAAATCGCTTCCAACCACCCTAAAA GTATTGCAAAGGTTGTGCTGAAAAAGGGAAAGACTCAACTATTCAAAGATGGCAACCCTATGGTGTACAGTGGTGCCGTTGATAGGATAATTGGCAGACCACCTCCCAAAACTGGCGACGCTGTGCTGGTGACTGATGGGACAGAAAAGCCAATTGGCTGGGGCTTATACAACTCAGTTTCCATGTTCTGCGTTCGGCTCATGCAGCTGGAGGATGAAACAGCATT TGATCCATCTTGTGTGTTGAATGTGGATAGATTGCTTGAGACAAGAATCAGTGCTGCTATTAACTTGAGGGAGCTGCTTGGGCTCCCTGCTGCCGAGACAAATGCATATCGTCTAGTCAACAGTGAAGGAGATCG GTTGTCAGGTCTTATTGTTGATATTTTTGGAGATGAAGCGGTGATTGCTTCCTCTGCTGCATGGGTTGAAAAGTACAAGCAACAAATAAAGCATTACATTggccaaataaaaaatatcaaccaTATAACCTGGAGACCGTCAATAGAGATCTTGAAGGAGGAGGGATATGATTTTCCTGATCCAGGAGTTATAGATTCATCAAATCCTCCTAGAACAGTAAAG GTTGTCGAGAATGGTGTTTCTTATCTTGTCTCGTTGGAAGGGCAGAAAACTGGCTTCTATGCTGACCAGCGTGAGAACCGGCTATACATAATGTCAATTTCAGAAGGCCAGAAAGTACTAGACATCTGCTGCTATACTGGAGGTTTTGCTCTAAATGCAGCGTCTGGTGGTGCTCTTAGAGTAACTG GTGTGGATTCATCTTCCCCTGCACTGGAAATTGCCAAGGAGAACATTGTTCTCAATAACCTTGATCCAAGTAAACTATCGTTTTTGAGGCAAGATGCTACAGATTTTATGAAAGGAGCAATCTCCAGAGGTGATTCGTGGGATATAGTCATATTGGATCCACCTAAATTAGCTCCTCGAAGAAAG GTATTGCAAAGCGCAACTGGGATGTATAGAAATCTTAATTGCCTGGCTATGCAAATAACAAGAAGGGGTGGTTTGTTAATGACCTGCTCGTGTTCTGGAGCAGTGACCCAAAGTGGGATGTTTTTACGAATTCTACAG GGTGCTGCATCTATGGCTGGGCGAAAGATCACAATTATACGTCAAGCTGGTGCAGCCTGTGATCACCCCATCGATCCTTCATATCCAGAGGGGGCATATCTCACCACTGTATTGCTTAGAGTGCTGTGA
- the LOC140980883 gene encoding uncharacterized protein isoform X2 — translation MVYSGAVDRIIGRPPPKTGDAVLVTDGTEKPIGWGLYNSVSMFCVRLMQLEDETAFDPSCVLNVDRLLETRISAAINLRELLGLPAAETNAYRLVNSEGDRLSGLIVDIFGDEAVIASSAAWVEKYKQQIKHYIGQIKNINHITWRPSIEILKEEGYDFPDPGVIDSSNPPRTVKVVENGVSYLVSLEGQKTGFYADQRENRLYIMSISEGQKVLDICCYTGGFALNAASGGALRVTGVDSSSPALEIAKENIVLNNLDPSKLSFLRQDATDFMKGAISRGDSWDIVILDPPKLAPRRKVLQSATGMYRNLNCLAMQITRRGGLLMTCSCSGAVTQSGMFLRILQGAASMAGRKITIIRQAGAACDHPIDPSYPEGAYLTTVLLRVL, via the exons ATGGTGTACAGTGGTGCCGTTGATAGGATAATTGGCAGACCACCTCCCAAAACTGGCGACGCTGTGCTGGTGACTGATGGGACAGAAAAGCCAATTGGCTGGGGCTTATACAACTCAGTTTCCATGTTCTGCGTTCGGCTCATGCAGCTGGAGGATGAAACAGCATT TGATCCATCTTGTGTGTTGAATGTGGATAGATTGCTTGAGACAAGAATCAGTGCTGCTATTAACTTGAGGGAGCTGCTTGGGCTCCCTGCTGCCGAGACAAATGCATATCGTCTAGTCAACAGTGAAGGAGATCG GTTGTCAGGTCTTATTGTTGATATTTTTGGAGATGAAGCGGTGATTGCTTCCTCTGCTGCATGGGTTGAAAAGTACAAGCAACAAATAAAGCATTACATTggccaaataaaaaatatcaaccaTATAACCTGGAGACCGTCAATAGAGATCTTGAAGGAGGAGGGATATGATTTTCCTGATCCAGGAGTTATAGATTCATCAAATCCTCCTAGAACAGTAAAG GTTGTCGAGAATGGTGTTTCTTATCTTGTCTCGTTGGAAGGGCAGAAAACTGGCTTCTATGCTGACCAGCGTGAGAACCGGCTATACATAATGTCAATTTCAGAAGGCCAGAAAGTACTAGACATCTGCTGCTATACTGGAGGTTTTGCTCTAAATGCAGCGTCTGGTGGTGCTCTTAGAGTAACTG GTGTGGATTCATCTTCCCCTGCACTGGAAATTGCCAAGGAGAACATTGTTCTCAATAACCTTGATCCAAGTAAACTATCGTTTTTGAGGCAAGATGCTACAGATTTTATGAAAGGAGCAATCTCCAGAGGTGATTCGTGGGATATAGTCATATTGGATCCACCTAAATTAGCTCCTCGAAGAAAG GTATTGCAAAGCGCAACTGGGATGTATAGAAATCTTAATTGCCTGGCTATGCAAATAACAAGAAGGGGTGGTTTGTTAATGACCTGCTCGTGTTCTGGAGCAGTGACCCAAAGTGGGATGTTTTTACGAATTCTACAG GGTGCTGCATCTATGGCTGGGCGAAAGATCACAATTATACGTCAAGCTGGTGCAGCCTGTGATCACCCCATCGATCCTTCATATCCAGAGGGGGCATATCTCACCACTGTATTGCTTAGAGTGCTGTGA
- the LOC140988808 gene encoding uncharacterized protein, which yields MVRLVSLSKDSFAHSLAWNSCRSLSLASVVRVREEKLRNYQDKLRKEAARLKEEKLHLTQEKEKANVELMQVQGKLADKIKEFTILEEKYSTEVKTGGQFLDSEAGNNLLKSTKEKGIQNFKASSTFREGVLDRAMIIHDEVVLECRNQLRKKLVPKEIVMMIEPSVLEVGRGSAFDVPLDNTEMIEALELHPAEEET from the exons ATGGTCCGTCTGGTTTCGCTATCTAAGGATTCATTTGCTCATTCCCTTGCCTGGAATTCATGTCGC AGTTTGTCGTTAGCTAGTGTTGTGCGAGTTCGGGAGGAAAAATTGCGCAATTATCAAGATAAGCTGCGAAAAGAGGCTGCTCGGCTGAAAGAAGAGAAGCTTCATCTTACTCAAGAGAAAGAAAAGGCCAACGTGGAGCTGATGCAAGTTCAGGGAAAGCTTGCGGACAAGATAAAAGAATTTACGATCCTTGAAGAGAAGTATTCTACTGAGGTGAAGACTGGTGGTCAATTTCTTGACTCTGAGGCAGgcaataatcttttgaaaagtaCTAAGGAGAAAGGCATTCAGAATTTCAAAGCATCCTCTACATTTCGAGAGGGAGTACTAGATCGTGCCATGATCATACATGATGAGGTAGTGCTAGAATGTCGAAACCAACTGAGGAAGAAACTTGTGCCTAAAGAGATAGTGATGATGATTGAGCCTAGCGTCTTGGAGGTGGGCAGAGGCTCCGCGTTTGATGTCCCTTTGGACAATACTGAGATGATTGAAGCCTTGGAGCTCCACCCTGCTGAGGAGGAAACATAG
- the LOC140970900 gene encoding uncharacterized protein, translated as MSSPEASGRMVKWAVELSEFGLEFKHHPAIKAQVLTDFLVEMTTDEAECSVPTWVVHVDGSSTSHGSGAEVRVESPQGDKLMYSIKFQFLASNNEAEYEALVAGIKLALSAGARSLVVHSDSQLVVNQLNGTYEAKEEKMNQYVSRDNELLALLEIYEIKKVPKANNEVADRLAKIASSWTNIDNRTINFLTISKKEAEKAGFNIFCVKEEEPSWKEEIVNYLMRDDLPRDPAAARKLRIRAARFTIIDGEVYKRGYSQLFLKCLIPSKADYVLCEIHEGICGNHLGGKALAAKTLRQVGNRPGGTFPLATRQRKFLIVAVDYFTKWVEAEPLAKISEKDVIGFLWKNILCRFGIPRALISDNDTQFSGAKLKEWCQHLKTRLGNDKGNWMEELSSALWAYRTTTRTSTGESPFNLAYGIEAVARAEIGETSLRVKQYKQLDNDHSLRASLDLIDELREKTSIRVERYRARMAKVYNNRVNPRSFQVEDLVMRKADVLHPVGKLDPKWKGSYKVVEIIKTGIYRLQHQNGKVLPLPWNVANLKKFYA; from the exons ATGTCTAGTCCAGAGGCGTCCGGCCGAATGGTTAAGTGGGCCGTTGAGCTGAGCGAATTCGGACTTGAGTTTAAACATCACCCAGCTATTAAAGCACAAGTTCTCACAGATTTTCTTGTTGAAATGACCACTGATGAGGCAGAATGCTCCGTCCCGACTTGGGTTGTCCATGTCGATGGATCCTCAACTTCGCACGGGAGTGGAGCCGAGGTCCGCGTAGAAAGCCCTCAAGGTGATAAATTGATGTATtccatcaaatttcaatttctcGCGTCAAATAATGAGGCCGAATATGAAGCACTCGTTGCAGGAATTAAGTTGGCCCTGTCGGCAGGAGCAAGAAGTCTGGTGGTGCACAGTGATTCCCAGCTAGTCGTTAACCAACTCAATGGAACTTACGAAGCCAAAGAGGAAAAAATGAACCAATATGTGTCCCGAGATAACGAATTACTCGCTTTACTGGAGATCTATGAGATAAAGAAAGTGCCCAAGGCAAATAATGAAGTGGCAGACCGTCTGGCCAAGATAGCCAGTTCCTGGACTAACATAGACAACAGAACGATAAATTTCCTGACAATCAGTAAGAAGGAGGCAGAGAAGGCCGGCTTTAACATCTTTTGCGTAAAAGAAGAAGAACCAAGTTGGAAAGAAGAAATTGTTAACTATTTAATGCGTGACGATCTCCCTCGAGATCCCGCCGCTGCACGTAAGCTGAGGATAAGAGCTGCGCGATTCACAATTATAGATGGAGAGGTTTATAAGCGAGGCTACTCTCAGCTTTTCTTGAAGTGTCTCATTCCGAGCAAGGCAGACTATGTCCTCTGCGAGATCCACGAAGGAATCTGTGGAAACCACTTGGGAGGGAAAGCATTGGCTGCCAAAACCTTACGACAAG TGGGGAATAGACCTGGTGGGACCTTTCCCCTAGCTACGAGACAGAGGAAATTTCTCATAGTTGCCGTAGATTATTTCACGAAGTGGGTTGAAGCGGAGCCATTGGCGAAAATTTCGGAGAAAGACGTCATAGGTTTCCTGTGGAAAAACATACTGTGCAGGTTTGGGATTCCCCGAGCACTGATCTCGGACAACGACACCCAGTTCTCTGGAGCAAAATTAAAGGAGTGGTGTCAG CATCTGAAGACCCGTCTCGGCAACGATAAAGGAAACTGGATGGAAGAATTATCGAGCGCATTATGGGCGTACCGAACTACAACACGCACGTCGACAGGGGAATCACCTTTCAACCTAGCTTACGGTATTGAAGCTGTAGCCCGCGCTGAGATAGGAGAAACTTCATTGAGGGTGAAACAGTACAAGCAGCTTGATAACGATCATTCACTTCGAGCCTCCTTGGATTTAATCGACGAACTTCGAGAGAAAACATCCATCCGGGTAGAGAGGTATAGGGCACGCATGGCTAAGGTTTACAATAACCGAGTAAATCCAAGATCCTTCCAAGTAGAAGACCTTGTGATGAGAAAAGCTGATGTCTTGCACCCCGTCGGAAAACTTGATCCAAAGTGGAAAGGCTCTTATAAAGTGGTAGAGATAATCAAGACGGGAATTTATCGCCTCCAACACCAAAATGGGAAAGTACTACCTCTGCCATGGAATGTAGCAAATCTGAAGAAGTTTTATGCATAG
- the LOC140970911 gene encoding uncharacterized protein produces MLITQEALKTMMEEIATRAAAEAVAQILAHHPRTDTSETIPKTVRLPMTPARRQGAMVKRARKMNQMSPIGVLPSRRSPFTTAVLAESVPVAMKIPNLPEYEGMGDPQDHLDKFYAKADLYDIRTIYSLEQLTQRFLHEFSINKKYPKTTAYLFTIIQKEWECLREYVQRFTQVVHEVPHVNHDLLAGIMQQNLHHRKIKESIAGKSPNTLEELLERAEKHIRIEEVIEPRYLGKRRREEERPEGIKREEKRTAQSPRLQYTPLKECLSDILVVAEQQGLMQLPRPMKENPKRQRYDKYCRFHKDKDNSTEDCFSLRAEIEKLIKRGYLGDYVNRFHSQQRGNKRPDDNRPSEQQQERVERGKKPEQREENMPTGGIISVIIGEARLW; encoded by the exons ATGCTCATCACCCAAGAAGCGCTGAAAACCATGATGGAAGAGATAGCCACTCGCGCAGCAGCTGAAGCAGTGGCCCAGATACTCGCACATCATCCACGTACTGATACTAGTGAAACAATCCCAAAGACCGTTCGACTTCCCATGACCCCAGCAAGACGACAAGGCGCAATGGTGAAACGTGCAAGGAAGATGAATCAGATGTCG CCGATTGGCGTTTTACCTTCTCGGCGCAGCCCTTTTACCACTGCCGTCTTAGCTGAGTCGGTACCAGTGGCAATGAAAATACCCAACTTGCCAGAGTACGAGGGAATGGGCGACCCACAAGATCATCTCGACAAATTCTATGCGAAGGCAGATTTATACGATATTA GAACCATATATAGCTTGGAGCAACTAACTCAGCGTTTTCTCCATGAGTTCTCTATCAACAAGAAATACCCAAAAACAACGGCTTATTTATTTACAATAATTCAGAAGGAATGGGAATGCCTGAGAGAATATGTACAACGGTTCACACAAGTTGTGCATGAAGTTCCCCATGTTAACCATGACCTGTTAGCTGGAATAATGCAACAAAACCTCCACCATCGAAAAATCAAGGAATCTATAGCTGGAAAGTCTCCAAACACTCTTGAGGAATTGTTAGAAAGAGCCGAAAAACATATACGCATTGAAGAGGTCATCGAACCACGGTACTTAGGGAAAAGAAGAAGGGAAGAAGAGAGACCGGAAGGGATAAAGAGGGAGGAAAAACGAACTGCCCAAAGTCCGAGACTCCAGTACACTCCCTTAAAGGAATGCTTGTCAGACATACTGGTAGTAGCAGAGCAGCAAGGTTTAATGCAACTCCCGCGCCcgatgaaagaaaatcctaaaCGTCAGAGATATGACAAATACTGCCGATTCCACAAAGATAAAGATAATTCCACTGAGGATTGTTTCAGCCTTCGGGCCGAGATAGAAAAGTTGATCAAACGAGGATATTTAGGTGACTATGTGAATAGATTCCACAGTCAGCAGAGAGGCAACAAGCGTCCTGATGACAACCGTCCAAGTGAGCAGCAGCAAGAACGGGTCGAGAGGGGCAAAAAACCCGAGCAGAGGGAGGAGAACATGCCCACAGGAGGCATAATATCTGTTATAATTGGGGAGGCCCGCCTTTGGTGA
- the LOC140980902 gene encoding inosine-5'-monophosphate dehydrogenase-like, translating into MDGDHVHDDGFPAARLFNQGYSYTYDDVIFLPHYIDFPTDAVSLSTKLSRHVALATPCVASPMDTVTESSMAAAMASLGAIGFIHSNNAASHQASLVHLAKSHKIPFNHDLVFKSPADLILSEEEFLSAPCIFVTESGAQNSKFLGTVQKSDWDRLADKETRILDYMKKNSVSLPANYSFEDVAGYLAKNELEFVPLVRGDGEKGEGIVNLVTSHDIERIRGFPKLGLPSLGSDGEFLVGASIGTRESDKERLEHLVKAGVNVVVLDSSQGNSIYQIEMIKYAKKMYPEVDLIGGNVVTTYQAQNLIQAGVDGLRVGMGSGSICTTQEVCAVGRGQATAVYKVASLAAENGVPVIADGGISNSGHIVKALTLGASTVMMGSFLAGSNEAPGTYEYQGGRRVKKYRGMGSLEAMTKGSDARYLGDKAKLKIAQGVVGAVADKGSVLKFIPYTMQAVKQGFQDLGTSSLQSAHDLLRSGVLRLEVRTGAAQVEGGIHGLVSYEKKSF; encoded by the exons ATGGACGGAGATCACGTACATGACGACGGCTTCCCGGCGGCGAGGCTTTTCAACCAGGGCTACTCCTACACATACGACGACGTAATCTTTCTACCGCACTACATCGATTTCCCAACTGACGCAGTTTCTCTCTCCACCAAGCTCAGCCGCCACGTGGCTCTCGCCACCCCCTGCGTGGCCTCTCCGATGGACACTGTAACCGAGTCATCCATGGCTGCTGCCATGGCTTCTCTTGGCGCCATCGGTTTTATCCATTCCAACAACGCGGCCTCCCACCAAGCATCCCTGGTTCACCTCGCGAAGTCGCACAAAATCCCATTCAATCATGATCTTGTCTTTAAATCACCGGCAGATTTGATTCTGTCGGAGGAGGAGTTTCTTTCCGCTCCTTGCATTTTCGTGACGGAGTCGGGGGctcaaaattcgaaatttttgggAACGGTTCAGAAGTCTGACTGGGATAGATTAGCTGATAAAGAAACAAGGATTTTGGactacatgaaaaaaaattctgtCTCACTTCCAGCTAATTACAGTTTCGAGGATGTTGCAGGATATTTAGCAAAAAATGAGCTCGAATTTGTACCGTTGGTGAGAGGTGATGGGGAAAAGGGAGAAGGAATCGTTAATTTAGTCACTAGTCATGACATCGAGAGGATCAGGGGATTTCCAAAGTTGGGGTTGCCTTCTCTGGGCTCCGATGGAGAGTTTCTGGTTGGTGCTTCAATTGGGACTAGGGAATCGGATAAAGAGAGATTGGAGCATTTGGTGAAGGCAGGGGTGAATGTGGTGGTGCTTGATAGTTCTCAAGGGAATTCGATTTATCAAATTGAGATGATAAAGTATGCCAAGAAGATGTACCCCGAGGTGGATTTGATTGGTGGGAATGTGGTTACTACTTACCAAGCACAAAACTTGATTCAGGCTGGTGTGGATGGTCTCAGAGTTGGAATGGGATCGGGTTCGATTTGTACCACTCAAGAAGTATGCGCTGTTGGTCGCGGACAG gCTACGGCTGTCTACAAGGTTGCATCACTTGCTGCAGAGAATGGTGTGCCTGTGATCGCTGATGGTGGCATCTCAAATTCTGGGCATATTGTTAAAGCTTTAACCCTTGGAGCATCTACTGTAATGATGGGGAGCTTTTTAGCGGGGAGCAATGAAGCTCCTGGAACTTATGAGTATCAG GGTGGCCGCCGAGTCAAAAAGTATCGAGGCATGGGATCCCTTGAAGCAATGACAAAGGGAAGCGATGCTCGATACCTGGGTGATAAAGCTAAGTTGAAGATTGCCCAAGGAGTTGTTGGTGCTGTTGCAGATAAAGGTTCTGTATTGAAGTTCATACCCTATACCATGCAGGCGGTGAAGCAGGGTTTTCAGGATCTTGGTACTTCCTCCCTGCAATCTGCGCATGACCTGCTTAGATCCGGTGTGCTGAGGCTAGAG GTAAGGACTGGAGCCGCACAAGTTGAAGGTGGAATTCATGGATTGGTCTCTTACGAAAAGAAATCATTCTAA